The following proteins are co-located in the Palaemon carinicauda isolate YSFRI2023 chromosome 3, ASM3689809v2, whole genome shotgun sequence genome:
- the LOC137638867 gene encoding uncharacterized protein — protein MSPESQEDRNSKEYETLSQGQVDIQEEPRENPRLLASMTDIVLKAKLKDINRVWRSRANGKYQDKRARLPPILKKRLRPWTKVKSLSNPQPGPSGLCHRRNVVGLEHLGEDLFVPSDKSSDEIVGQTQVFQGPRSSGSPQLAQEQLVSSVGGTGSPPSTDTQSHSNTSSTNSQCVSFLKNSECPNFMHFMKFAAQRGAAIDPQNTLFLESDKRESTLRQYDSAVKKLAKFLRDSKVEKMTMNLTVTFFRTLFESGLAANTITTIKSALKKIFHIGFDIDLTDSYFSSIPKTCARLKPSTRPNAVSWFLNDVLKLASDTLNESCHYIALLRKTLFLLSLASGARISELSVLTRDPGHIEFLSSGEVLLSPDKVFLAKNEDPQNRWSSWKIVPLPQDPSLCPVTTLKSYLNRTSTKSTGPLFIRENGGTITLKGIRQQILYFIKQANPESFPHVHDIRAVATSVNFFHHMNFEELTKYTGWKSPKVFKCHYLKPLEALKFATVAAGNVVPPEK, from the exons ATGTCTCCCGAAAGCCAAGAGGACAGAAATAGCAAAGAATACGAAACgctttctcagggacaagttgacatCCAGGAGGAACCAAGAGAGAATCCTAGGCTCCTTGCCTCCATGACAGATATTGTTCTGAAGGCCAAattaaaggacataaacagagtatggcgctccagggcaaacgggAAGTATcaagacaaaagagctcgacttcccccAATTCTCAAAAAGAGACTTCGACCATGGACAAAAGTCAAAAGTCTGTCAAA cccccaacctggaccctcgggcttatgccacagacgcaatgtcgttggattggaacacttgggagaggatTTATTTGTTCCCTCCGATAAATCTTCTGATGAAATTGTTGGACAAACTCAGGTCTTTCAGGGGCCAAGAagctctggtagcccccaactggcccaagagcagttggtttcctctgttggtggaactgggtctccaccctcaACAGATACCCAATCCCattctaacacaagtagtacaaactcgcaatgtgttagcttcctcaagaattcagaatgccctaactttatgcacttcatgaaatttgcagcccaaagaGGTGCTGCTATTGATCCCCAAAATACCCTGTTTttggaatcagacaaaagggaatctaccctccgacaatatgactcggctgttaaaaaacttgcaaagtttttaagggactcaaaggttgaaaagatgactatgaatctgacagtcaccttcttcagaactctctttgaatcaggccttgcagccaacaccatcactacgattaaatcagccttgaaaaagattttccatattggttttgatattgaccttacggattcatacttctcgtcaATCCCAAAAACCTgcgccagactgaaaccatcaactcgccctaacgcagtttcctggtttttgaatgatgtccttaagctggcctctgacactcttaacgaaTCTTGCCATTACATAGCGTTATTAAGAAAGACCTTGTTCctattgagcctagcttctggcgccagaatttcaGAACTGTCGGTTTTGACTAGAGACCCAGGCCATATCGAGTTTCTCTCTTCAggagaagtccttctctcccctgacaaagttttcttggctaaaaatgaggaccctcagaacagatggtcctcctggaagattgttccacttcctcaggacccatccttgtgtccagttaccaccctgaaatcctacttgaaTAGAACTTCCACGAAgtccacagggcccttattcattagagagaatggaggaaccattaccctgaaaggaatcagacaacagattctttattttattaaacaggctaaccctgaatcatttccccatgtccatgatatacgagctgtagctacttcagttAATTTCTTCCACCACATGAACTTTGAGGAgcttacgaaatatacaggctggaagtcccctaaagtttttaaatgccactacctaaaacctttggaagctctaaaatttgctacagtagcagctgggaatgtggttcctcctgaaaagtaa